Proteins found in one Salinibacter grassmerensis genomic segment:
- a CDS encoding porin family protein, whose product MRTLTATLTILLLSVGLSHAQDVEVGLRGGTNYSTFKGDTGAINQQEGASGEYSRVFGVRVGGFLRFSVSESFSVRTEVGYSQKGSDLDLETEGRTANGQFVRVTSDFSLRYDYLDVPVLAEYSFKTGSRVRPQVFAGPSIGFALSSNLDSEITTTAFNRFGQEQEINAGADEPESPDIETTDVGAVIGGGASYVLDSGDSLFLDVRYNPSFTAFNSDSASDVNQSIELENEAITVGVGYSFSL is encoded by the coding sequence ATGCGAACGTTAACCGCGACGCTCACCATACTTCTCCTTTCGGTGGGGCTCTCCCATGCACAAGACGTAGAGGTGGGCCTCCGGGGAGGCACCAACTACTCCACTTTCAAGGGAGACACCGGCGCGATTAACCAACAGGAGGGTGCATCTGGCGAATACAGCCGCGTTTTTGGGGTTCGAGTTGGAGGTTTTCTCCGCTTCAGCGTAAGCGAATCCTTTTCTGTCCGCACAGAGGTCGGGTATTCTCAAAAGGGAAGCGATCTCGATCTTGAGACGGAAGGACGAACAGCGAATGGTCAGTTCGTTCGCGTTACCTCTGACTTCAGCCTCAGATACGACTACCTGGACGTTCCAGTGCTGGCGGAATACAGTTTCAAGACAGGCAGCCGGGTTCGACCGCAAGTCTTTGCGGGGCCATCGATCGGCTTTGCCCTTAGCTCGAACCTCGATTCGGAGATCACGACCACAGCATTCAACCGGTTCGGACAGGAGCAAGAGATAAACGCCGGAGCCGACGAGCCGGAGAGCCCAGACATCGAGACCACAGACGTCGGGGCCGTTATCGGAGGAGGCGCCTCATACGTCCTCGACTCTGGGGACTCGCTCTTTCTGGACGTGCGCTACAACCCTAGCTTCACCGCATTCAATTCCGACAGCGCATCAGACGTCAACCAGAGCATAGAGCTTGAGAATGAGGCAATTACCGTGGGGGTCGGGTACTCATTTTCCCTCTAA
- a CDS encoding right-handed parallel beta-helix repeat-containing protein produces the protein MLCKGAEFEVSQQLDYTSDGQSIYTEGRPSGEERAVLKISSSDLTSVIRETDQTDVAIESVIVDGNRPEYGYKDGEALLIFGRDARGAVVKNVKAKNTRSWSTLQLPEWGGSCRNITVRSSTFGPAGTADGRWADGISLSCEDSEIVGNRIVDATDGGIVIFGAAGSAVKDNTIIAENRTLLGGINMVDYGNDGNAVHSDYSGTVVEGNTIDARGALIKIALGMGPSAWNWCHHAGDRNRGATVKNNVLEGSRMGYGFVVDGVKNWTVTGNSDNSSHVGTPGTGCAGNRMPEPKGFLINRGRSAGTFQDSFQDPGIPLHGGLEVSTGGS, from the coding sequence GTGCTTTGCAAAGGCGCGGAGTTCGAGGTCAGTCAGCAGCTGGACTACACCAGCGATGGGCAAAGCATCTACACGGAGGGTCGGCCATCGGGTGAAGAGCGAGCGGTACTGAAAATCAGTTCGTCTGATCTAACGAGTGTGATCAGAGAAACCGATCAGACCGATGTGGCGATCGAAAGCGTGATCGTAGATGGGAATCGGCCGGAGTATGGATACAAAGATGGGGAGGCCCTCCTGATTTTTGGGCGTGATGCCCGGGGCGCAGTGGTCAAGAACGTGAAGGCGAAAAACACGAGGAGCTGGTCTACGCTTCAACTTCCGGAGTGGGGTGGAAGCTGCCGGAATATCACCGTCAGAAGCAGCACGTTCGGGCCTGCCGGGACAGCTGATGGGAGGTGGGCGGACGGCATTTCTCTTTCTTGCGAGGATTCCGAAATAGTAGGGAACCGAATTGTCGACGCTACTGATGGCGGGATCGTCATCTTCGGGGCAGCCGGCTCAGCGGTGAAGGACAACACGATCATTGCCGAGAACAGGACGCTTCTCGGAGGCATCAACATGGTGGACTACGGCAACGATGGGAATGCCGTCCACAGTGATTACAGCGGGACGGTGGTTGAAGGAAATACCATCGACGCGCGGGGAGCTCTGATCAAAATTGCCTTGGGAATGGGACCTTCCGCCTGGAACTGGTGTCATCACGCCGGCGACCGCAACCGGGGAGCCACGGTGAAAAACAACGTCTTGGAGGGCAGCCGCATGGGATACGGGTTCGTGGTAGACGGCGTGAAAAACTGGACGGTCACTGGAAACAGCGACAACTCCTCGCATGTCGGCACGCCAGGCACCGGGTGTGCAGGAAACAGGATGCCCGAGCCGAAGGGCTTTCTGATTAACCGAGGCCGGAGCGCGGGAACGTTTCAAGACTCGTTTCAGGACCCAGGCATTCCGCTCCACGGTGGGCTCGAAGTGAGCACCGGCGGAAGCTAA
- a CDS encoding SIR2 family protein has translation MNDVSLPPPLNQDFADHGGHSITLILGAGCSFDGRTDLPLSKAVSQRVYQELVDDGYLEEDFCDDPSDLSEVAEAVSQVTGGLEPIVGHIRQRFLHVDANEGHQIAAAMMREGIISCVITLNYDDAMSQALGDVSGQEVSEIRSVSTQSDFGDINLVYLHGKADADNPNDLVMRTGQLNNWQETWGEAIVQSQLIRSSTVFAGLGTPVKVLTETAKKLHNTFSSASTFYQVDPSPYEQENEDGELEKAPLADAIGIQEGQYVSCGWNAFMRKAGKRALIRQVRDLCNECADMAWNDERALFDAMDPEEQTDLEERIKSYLHSGSTSFLDLGRLRAHWFLMSEKYTPHNQNLVARWVGRLLLAVDFVARRYDFDQVVFRPSDGSVEFSRSGNPRSVVARLFHGRGDRGWSHVDSKLTSTSTSAIESVNQATCVLGRGLDGDPQNIAPPSDLTNPDASKDRQSISDSTPYPTRVDTHNLQEKTDELDSVFEIDS, from the coding sequence ATGAACGACGTTTCCCTTCCTCCCCCCTTAAATCAAGACTTCGCTGACCACGGTGGTCACTCTATCACTCTCATCTTGGGAGCGGGGTGTTCTTTCGATGGCCGAACTGACCTTCCCCTGTCGAAAGCAGTATCACAGCGTGTCTACCAAGAGTTGGTGGATGATGGTTACTTGGAAGAAGACTTCTGCGATGACCCTTCAGATCTTTCTGAGGTGGCAGAAGCTGTATCTCAAGTAACGGGGGGTCTGGAGCCGATTGTTGGGCACATCCGTCAACGGTTTTTGCACGTCGATGCCAACGAAGGGCATCAGATTGCTGCAGCAATGATGCGGGAAGGCATTATCTCTTGTGTCATCACCCTCAATTACGATGATGCGATGTCACAGGCACTCGGTGACGTCAGTGGTCAGGAAGTAAGTGAGATTCGCAGTGTGAGTACGCAGTCCGACTTTGGGGATATCAACCTCGTGTACCTCCACGGAAAGGCAGACGCGGACAATCCCAACGACTTGGTCATGCGGACCGGTCAGCTCAATAATTGGCAAGAAACGTGGGGAGAGGCTATTGTCCAGTCTCAACTGATCCGTTCGTCAACCGTGTTTGCTGGATTAGGCACTCCTGTGAAGGTGCTTACTGAGACGGCAAAGAAGTTACACAACACGTTCAGCTCCGCTTCGACGTTTTACCAGGTCGATCCCAGCCCATACGAGCAGGAGAATGAGGATGGCGAATTGGAAAAAGCCCCGTTAGCGGATGCGATAGGCATTCAAGAGGGCCAGTACGTTTCGTGTGGATGGAACGCGTTCATGAGGAAGGCGGGAAAGCGTGCCCTGATCCGACAAGTTCGCGATCTATGTAACGAGTGCGCAGACATGGCTTGGAATGATGAGAGAGCACTCTTCGACGCTATGGATCCTGAGGAGCAAACCGACCTCGAGGAAAGAATCAAGTCGTACCTCCATTCAGGTTCAACCTCTTTTCTTGATCTAGGAAGATTACGTGCTCACTGGTTCCTGATGTCGGAGAAATACACACCTCACAACCAGAACTTGGTTGCTCGCTGGGTCGGACGGCTCCTCCTGGCCGTGGACTTCGTCGCACGACGATACGATTTTGATCAGGTAGTCTTTCGTCCATCAGATGGGTCTGTAGAATTCAGTAGATCTGGCAATCCTCGGTCCGTCGTCGCTCGTCTGTTTCACGGTCGCGGGGATAGGGGATGGTCGCACGTGGATTCCAAACTCACTTCTACCTCGACCTCAGCGATTGAATCAGTAAACCAGGCTACTTGCGTGCTTGGGCGGGGATTAGACGGAGATCCGCAGAATATTGCGCCCCCTTCTGATCTGACCAACCCTGATGCCTCAAAAGATAGACAGAGCATCTCAGATTCCACTCCGTACCCCACACGAGTCGACACGCACAACCTTCAAGAGAAAACAGATGAACTCGATTCTGTATTCGAGATCGATTCCTGA
- a CDS encoding AAA family ATPase: protein MRITGLDIQGFRAFTEDHSFDLDADVILFTGANGRGKTSVFDAMLWALTGSLPRLESKSDDVPVTSLYSSSEFARVELQLSDDKDSFQIVRSDDSNGTQVTIRTDDDVIAEGRNATSWLRDRLWPQAQLAEDSHEAFSRAFTRSVYLQQDLVRQFVEADTEKQRFKVVSELVEAGRIGELNTTLDNQRSNWSKEINQRKENLKEKRRALEDAKNDRDDLGEPETEDLEDFRQKWSEWWTTAGKLGVDRNPPAVDDSDASSAIDEAIKTLSTLRRQSDRRLSEASNRIEDAKELPDEDNLPDLKALKYALSDAQAEKEEAEAAVEEAREAAAERRKQQIKEQEETQELATLAEIALRHVDERCPVCQQAHDQETTRQHLETLIKRAREINGEPDDENETPDFLEAAINQLDQAENAVSEAAEKLDEAQAQHRKAERIEGDIREWLDENDVSVRNDESLSDSLRRARQSLEERVEALSDHAQNGESLSLRLATIAQESRREEIESRIESLQEQVDETESGIDAMMETRDLANKYIDQLQKATEEFVKQRLNSVSTLLQKIYSKVSPHPTFRNIRLTPSFAYNRGRLNPYVSDRDRDFDDRDPFSVMSSSQINVVALSIFFALNLGVQNIPLKALMLDDPLQSLDDINLLGLMDLIRRSREHRQIILSTHDSRLANLLKRKLRPVKPHHTTSVFHFRDWTRKGPIIRESQIEREKSPVRLVPA from the coding sequence ATGAGAATCACTGGGCTCGACATTCAAGGCTTTCGTGCCTTCACCGAAGACCACTCGTTCGATCTGGACGCTGACGTTATTCTGTTCACTGGGGCGAACGGACGGGGGAAAACTTCGGTCTTCGACGCCATGCTATGGGCTCTCACTGGATCGCTTCCACGTTTGGAATCGAAGAGCGACGACGTGCCCGTAACGTCGCTGTATTCGAGCAGCGAGTTCGCACGAGTAGAACTCCAGCTTTCCGACGACAAGGACTCCTTTCAGATCGTTCGGAGTGACGATTCTAACGGAACTCAGGTAACCATTCGCACTGATGACGATGTGATCGCAGAAGGAAGAAATGCGACTTCGTGGCTGCGCGACCGACTTTGGCCGCAGGCTCAGTTGGCTGAAGACTCGCACGAGGCTTTCTCCCGTGCTTTCACGCGAAGCGTGTATCTCCAGCAGGATCTCGTTCGCCAGTTTGTCGAAGCCGATACGGAAAAGCAACGGTTTAAAGTTGTTAGCGAACTGGTTGAAGCAGGTCGTATAGGAGAGCTCAACACGACTCTAGACAACCAGCGCTCCAATTGGTCGAAAGAAATCAACCAACGAAAGGAGAACCTTAAAGAGAAACGACGCGCTCTCGAAGATGCGAAAAATGACCGCGACGATCTGGGTGAACCAGAGACTGAAGACTTAGAGGACTTTCGACAGAAGTGGTCTGAGTGGTGGACCACTGCGGGAAAGCTCGGGGTCGATCGGAATCCCCCGGCGGTTGATGATTCGGACGCCTCCTCGGCAATTGATGAGGCAATTAAAACCCTAAGTACTCTTCGCCGGCAGTCAGATCGCCGGCTCTCGGAGGCTTCAAACCGAATTGAAGATGCTAAAGAGCTCCCCGATGAGGACAATCTTCCGGACCTCAAGGCGCTGAAATATGCTCTTTCCGATGCTCAGGCTGAGAAGGAAGAAGCGGAAGCGGCCGTCGAAGAGGCGCGAGAAGCTGCAGCTGAACGACGTAAGCAGCAGATTAAAGAGCAGGAAGAAACCCAGGAACTCGCCACGCTTGCCGAAATCGCTCTTCGACATGTTGACGAACGCTGTCCGGTTTGTCAGCAAGCCCACGACCAAGAAACGACACGACAACACTTAGAGACTCTTATCAAAAGAGCTCGGGAGATTAACGGGGAGCCCGATGATGAAAATGAAACCCCGGACTTCCTCGAAGCTGCAATCAACCAACTTGACCAAGCTGAAAACGCTGTCTCCGAAGCGGCAGAGAAGCTGGACGAAGCGCAAGCCCAACACCGGAAAGCTGAGCGCATCGAAGGAGATATCCGAGAGTGGCTGGATGAAAACGACGTATCCGTTCGCAACGACGAGTCGCTCAGTGATAGTTTGCGCCGTGCTCGCCAATCTCTGGAAGAACGCGTCGAAGCGCTTTCTGATCATGCCCAAAACGGAGAGTCACTCTCACTTCGACTCGCAACCATTGCCCAAGAGTCTCGACGTGAAGAAATCGAAAGCCGAATTGAATCTCTCCAGGAACAGGTCGACGAGACCGAGTCGGGGATCGATGCGATGATGGAGACGCGTGATCTTGCTAACAAATATATCGATCAACTCCAGAAAGCAACCGAGGAATTTGTAAAGCAGCGCCTCAACAGCGTGAGTACCCTACTTCAAAAGATCTACTCAAAAGTCAGTCCACATCCTACGTTCCGCAATATTCGCCTCACGCCAAGCTTTGCATACAATCGCGGTCGCCTCAATCCCTATGTCTCCGATCGCGATCGTGACTTTGACGATCGCGATCCGTTTTCCGTCATGTCGAGTTCGCAGATTAACGTCGTCGCGCTCTCGATTTTTTTTGCTCTCAACCTTGGGGTGCAAAACATTCCTCTGAAGGCACTCATGCTCGACGACCCGCTGCAGAGCCTAGACGACATCAACCTCCTCGGGCTCATGGACCTGATTCGCCGTTCCCGCGAGCACAGACAGATAATCTTGTCAACTCACGATAGCCGTCTCGCCAATCTCCTTAAGCGCAAGCTTCGTCCTGTCAAGCCACACCACACCACTAGTGTTTTCCATTTCCGTGACTGGACGCGCAAAGGACCGATTATCCGCGAGTCTCAAATTGAGCGCGAGAAATCTCCTGTGCGCCTTGTGCCCGCTTGA
- a CDS encoding type I restriction-modification system subunit M, with the protein MPADSPQIVQRLWNFCDVLRDDGVSYGDYVEQLTYLLFLKMDQERRELGKESSIPDEYRWERLLKDEDGNKLKGEALQSQYRRTLQELQTQGGMIGIIFGKAQNRIQNPARLRRLIDYIDEETWMGLDVDVKGDIYEGLLEKNAQDTKSGAGQYFTPRPLIKAMVDAVDPGPDQTIADPAAGTGGFFLAAKDHITDGHSLTRDQKEDLREETFQGREIVDNTARLCTMNLYLHGIGPTEISDSEDPPVVVEDSLVSQPDDRYDLVLTNPPFGKKASFTVLNEEGESQKQTLTYERDDFWTSTSNKQLNFLQHVANMLSIGGTAAIVVPDNVLFEGGAGETVRKRLLNQYDVHTLLRLPTGIFYAQGVKANVLFFDRKPASTTPWTETLWIYDLRTNKHFTLKRDPMTYEDLTDFLECYNPENRRDREETERFKAYEYDELIERDKTNLDIFWLKDDSLEDTENLPEPDVLASDIVENLGAALEQFRGVQEELEESTVGSEI; encoded by the coding sequence ATGCCTGCCGACAGTCCACAAATCGTCCAACGCCTCTGGAATTTTTGCGATGTCCTTCGGGACGATGGCGTCAGCTACGGCGACTACGTCGAGCAATTGACGTACCTCCTGTTCCTCAAGATGGACCAAGAGCGCCGGGAGCTCGGCAAAGAGTCGTCTATCCCCGACGAATACCGGTGGGAGCGCCTTCTGAAGGATGAGGACGGCAATAAACTCAAGGGCGAGGCCCTGCAGAGCCAGTACCGCCGTACCCTACAGGAGCTCCAGACGCAGGGCGGAATGATTGGGATCATCTTCGGCAAGGCCCAGAACCGAATTCAAAACCCTGCCCGTCTGCGCCGTCTCATCGACTACATCGACGAAGAGACGTGGATGGGCCTCGACGTAGACGTGAAGGGCGACATCTACGAGGGCCTTCTGGAGAAGAACGCTCAGGACACCAAGAGCGGAGCTGGGCAGTACTTCACTCCGCGCCCACTGATCAAGGCGATGGTCGATGCCGTCGACCCTGGGCCCGACCAGACGATTGCTGACCCTGCGGCTGGAACCGGTGGGTTCTTCTTGGCCGCAAAAGATCACATCACCGATGGCCACAGTCTCACCCGCGATCAGAAGGAGGACCTGCGGGAGGAAACCTTCCAGGGCCGAGAAATCGTCGACAACACCGCTCGGCTCTGCACGATGAACCTGTACCTCCACGGCATTGGGCCAACGGAGATCAGCGACAGCGAGGATCCACCCGTGGTCGTGGAAGATTCCCTTGTGAGCCAGCCGGACGATCGGTATGACCTTGTGCTCACGAATCCACCGTTTGGCAAGAAGGCCAGCTTCACGGTCCTCAACGAGGAGGGGGAAAGCCAGAAGCAGACCCTAACCTACGAGCGAGATGACTTCTGGACGAGCACGTCCAACAAGCAGCTCAACTTCCTCCAGCACGTCGCCAACATGCTGTCCATCGGGGGGACCGCCGCCATCGTGGTCCCGGACAACGTGCTGTTTGAAGGCGGGGCTGGAGAAACGGTCCGAAAGCGGCTTCTGAACCAGTACGACGTGCACACGCTCCTGCGGCTGCCCACGGGCATCTTCTACGCCCAGGGGGTGAAGGCCAACGTCCTTTTCTTCGACCGGAAACCCGCCAGCACGACCCCTTGGACGGAGACGCTCTGGATCTACGACCTCCGGACCAACAAGCACTTTACCCTGAAGCGGGACCCGATGACGTATGAGGACCTGACCGACTTTCTGGAGTGCTACAACCCGGAGAACCGCCGTGACCGGGAAGAGACCGAACGGTTCAAGGCCTACGAGTACGACGAACTCATCGAGCGGGACAAGACGAACCTTGACATCTTCTGGCTTAAGGACGATAGCCTGGAGGACACCGAGAACCTCCCGGAGCCCGATGTGCTGGCCAGCGACATCGTCGAGAACCTCGGGGCGGCGCTAGAGCAGTTTCGAGGGGTCCAGGAAGAACTGGAAGAGTCCACCGTCGGATCAGAGATTTGA
- a CDS encoding restriction endonuclease subunit S translates to MSQTTEDLFDFPDYWPSKKLGKIAGIISPGFPCGDHNQEGEGVPHLRPMNISEDGEIDLSKVKYVEEEYTPLRAGDVLFNNTNSPKLVGKTAHIDLDRDWAHSNHMTRIRDLADGVHSKWVAHWLQFLFRDGYFRMHCRNHVNQASIGVGFLEGKVDVPIPPLSEQRRIIDKIEELFSNLDAGMSDLQTADRQLERYRLSVLQAAVEGRLTADWRRTHDSEPADQLLERITEERRQFWESWYRWEKYESKGKEPPSGWKSRFKTYDQPDSAELPDVPSTWGWVQVQQVGQVQLGRQRAPEYHDGENMVPYLRVANVFEERIDTSDVKEMHFSERAYKKYKLEEGDILLNEGQSLELVGRPAMYQGTPPDCCFQNTLIRFRGYESLDRQYALLIFQGYMHTGRFADVANQTTSVAHLGSRRFSKMPFPLPPLAEQREIVQEAERLLSVADDVADTAERENVRGERLRQSILKQAFSGQLVPHEDGALPPSVYGTTSEESDTSRNDGDSDVEDLMGSADPSKQIEMDL, encoded by the coding sequence ATGAGTCAAACCACTGAAGACCTTTTTGACTTCCCAGATTACTGGCCCTCAAAGAAGCTTGGGAAGATAGCAGGTATAATCAGTCCGGGCTTCCCCTGCGGTGATCATAATCAGGAGGGGGAGGGAGTGCCCCACCTGCGTCCGATGAACATCTCCGAGGATGGCGAGATCGACTTGTCGAAGGTAAAATACGTCGAAGAGGAGTATACTCCTTTGAGAGCTGGGGATGTCCTATTCAACAATACCAATAGTCCTAAGCTGGTTGGGAAGACAGCGCACATTGACTTGGATAGGGACTGGGCGCACTCAAACCACATGACTCGGATTCGGGATCTCGCAGACGGAGTTCACTCAAAATGGGTCGCCCATTGGCTTCAGTTCCTGTTTCGGGACGGGTATTTCAGAATGCACTGCCGTAACCATGTCAATCAGGCAAGCATTGGAGTGGGCTTTCTAGAAGGCAAAGTGGACGTCCCCATTCCACCTCTCTCCGAGCAACGCCGCATCATTGATAAAATCGAAGAGCTGTTCTCCAACCTCGACGCGGGGATGAGCGATCTCCAGACCGCCGATCGGCAGCTGGAGCGCTACCGCTTGAGCGTCCTTCAGGCTGCCGTCGAGGGTCGTCTTACCGCCGACTGGCGCCGCACCCACGACTCCGAGCCTGCCGATCAGTTGCTAGAGCGGATAACGGAGGAGCGGAGACAATTTTGGGAAAGTTGGTATCGATGGGAAAAATACGAGTCAAAAGGTAAAGAGCCTCCAAGTGGGTGGAAAAGCCGCTTCAAGACATACGATCAGCCTGATTCAGCAGAGCTGCCCGATGTCCCCTCAACTTGGGGATGGGTTCAAGTGCAGCAGGTGGGTCAAGTCCAATTGGGCCGTCAACGAGCTCCAGAATACCACGACGGAGAAAACATGGTACCCTACCTGCGGGTCGCGAACGTTTTTGAAGAGCGTATCGATACTAGTGATGTTAAAGAGATGCACTTCTCCGAGCGAGCATACAAGAAGTATAAGCTTGAGGAGGGCGATATCCTCCTCAACGAGGGACAGAGTCTTGAATTAGTTGGTCGCCCGGCAATGTATCAAGGGACCCCCCCTGACTGCTGTTTTCAAAACACACTGATCCGATTTCGGGGATATGAATCTTTAGACCGCCAGTACGCACTCCTCATTTTCCAAGGTTACATGCATACTGGGCGTTTTGCGGATGTGGCTAATCAAACAACCAGTGTTGCCCACCTTGGCTCCAGACGATTCAGCAAGATGCCGTTTCCACTTCCTCCACTGGCTGAGCAACGTGAGATAGTACAGGAAGCAGAGCGCCTGCTGTCCGTTGCTGACGACGTCGCAGATACCGCTGAACGAGAAAACGTTCGAGGTGAACGGCTCCGGCAAAGTATTCTCAAGCAAGCCTTCAGCGGCCAGCTGGTGCCGCATGAGGACGGTGCCCTGCCTCCTTCGGTCTACGGTACGACGTCGGAGGAGTCAGATACATCCAGAAACGACGGAGATTCGGACGTTGAGGATCTGATGGGCTCCGCAGACCCAAGCAAGCAAATTGAGATGGACTTGTAG
- a CDS encoding PIN domain-containing protein, translating into MSTGSDTYVLDTNVFVGYVRDTSYSRHIDQQHAPLERNNIALVSAVTKGELHSLAYQFDWGTRKKEELQYKLDSVSVVPLQSGDLIGHYAEIDAYSQNALPGREMDESDRNMGKNDVWIAATASVVGATLITTDDDFDHLDGEFLNRIYVDPDAEYDL; encoded by the coding sequence ATGTCTACTGGTTCGGACACCTATGTCCTCGATACCAACGTCTTTGTCGGCTACGTTCGAGACACTTCCTATAGTCGGCATATCGACCAGCAGCACGCTCCCCTTGAACGCAACAATATTGCGCTCGTCTCAGCGGTCACGAAAGGTGAGCTGCATTCCCTTGCGTACCAGTTCGATTGGGGGACCCGTAAGAAGGAAGAGCTCCAATACAAACTGGACAGCGTGAGCGTTGTCCCTCTCCAGTCAGGCGACCTGATTGGCCATTACGCTGAGATTGACGCCTATAGCCAGAACGCACTGCCAGGTCGAGAGATGGACGAATCCGACCGTAATATGGGAAAGAATGATGTCTGGATTGCGGCAACAGCGTCCGTTGTGGGCGCGACACTGATAACAACTGATGACGACTTCGATCACCTGGATGGCGAATTCCTCAACCGAATTTACGTCGATCCTGACGCTGAGTACGATCTTTAA